Within the Maribacter sp. BPC-D8 genome, the region CATTTATGTTGGGTAAGACAGTAATAGAGAAAGAGAAGAACGAGCGCGATATTTTTGATATGGCGGGTAGTGGGTTTAGAAGTACCGTACGTTTGGCAAAGAGTTCGCCAGCCATGTGGACACCAATTTTTAGACAGAATAAAGAGAATGTAGTCGAGACATTAGAAGAGTACATTCAAAATCTTATGGCATTTAAAGAAATGTTACAGAAAGATGATTACGAGGGCATTTATAATGAAATGAACAATACGAATAAGATTAAAGGAATATTAAAAAGAAATACCGTTAAACAAGAAATAGAATAAGTAAAAATGGAAAATTCAAAACAAATGAGAACATGGTTGGATGATTTACACCTAGACCATCCACTAGTAATAGCAGGGCCATGTAGTGCGGAAACAGAGGAACAAGTGTTAGGTATAGCACGTTCTCTAAAAGATACCGATGTAAATTATTACAGAGCAGGTATTTGGAAACCTCGTACTCGCCCAGGAAATTTTGAAGGTGTAGGCGCTTTAGGTCTTAAATGGCTTCAAAAGGTAAAGGCTGAAACAGGTATGAAAACTGCAACAGAGGTTGCAAACCGTGCGCATGTTGAGTTAGCATTAGAACATGATATTGATTTATTATGGATCGGAGCAAGATCAACTGTTAGTCCGTTTATCATGCAAGAATTGGCTGATGCCTTAAAAGGTACCGATAAGATTGTATTGGTGAAGAATCCGGTAAATCCAGATTTAGCTTTATGGTTAGGTGGTATCGAAAGATTGCATACTGCAGGTATAAAGAAATTAGGCGCAATACACAGAGGGTTCTCAACGTATGAGAAAACAAAGTATAGAAATATACCAGAGTGGCAAATGGCGATTGACTTTAAAAACAAATTTCCAGATTTACCATTGATCAACGATCCATCGCATATTACAGGTAAGCGTGATATGATTTTTGATGTATCGCAAACGGCTTTAGATTTGAATTTTGACGGACTGATGATTGAAACTCACCATGATCCAGATAACGCATGGAGTGATGCTGCACAGCAGGTTACACCAGAGAAATTGATTCAAATCATGAGAGATCTTAAAATTAGAAAAGAAAGTGATCCAGAAGCAGAATACAATTCAGAATTAAGTAACCTAAGAGCTCAAATTGATGTTATTGACAATCAAATAATAGAGACATTAGGTAAAAGAATGAAAGTATCTGACGGTATTGGAGCACTTAAAAAGCAAAAAAACGTTGCGGTTCTTCAGTCTAACAGATGGAATCAAATTCTAGGTGCAATGATTTTAGAAGGGGAAAGTAAAGGACTAAGTGAAGAGTTTGTTCTTCGTATGTTCAAAGCTATTCACCAAGAGTCTATCAATCACCAAGAGAAGATAGTAAACGCTTAAGATTAGCTTAACGTTA harbors:
- a CDS encoding bifunctional 3-deoxy-7-phosphoheptulonate synthase/chorismate mutase type II — encoded protein: MENSKQMRTWLDDLHLDHPLVIAGPCSAETEEQVLGIARSLKDTDVNYYRAGIWKPRTRPGNFEGVGALGLKWLQKVKAETGMKTATEVANRAHVELALEHDIDLLWIGARSTVSPFIMQELADALKGTDKIVLVKNPVNPDLALWLGGIERLHTAGIKKLGAIHRGFSTYEKTKYRNIPEWQMAIDFKNKFPDLPLINDPSHITGKRDMIFDVSQTALDLNFDGLMIETHHDPDNAWSDAAQQVTPEKLIQIMRDLKIRKESDPEAEYNSELSNLRAQIDVIDNQIIETLGKRMKVSDGIGALKKQKNVAVLQSNRWNQILGAMILEGESKGLSEEFVLRMFKAIHQESINHQEKIVNA